A stretch of Microbacterium sp. 4R-513 DNA encodes these proteins:
- a CDS encoding DUF503 domain-containing protein — MWIGWIEFDILLGDVHSLKEKRSLIRPLIAELRRRTEGSVAEVGLQDLHRRTSVGVGVVSGDPAHARHILDHAESVVLEHPELTLLAARRRLASSDDD; from the coding sequence ATGTGGATCGGCTGGATCGAGTTCGACATCCTCCTCGGCGACGTCCACTCCCTCAAGGAGAAGCGCAGCCTCATCCGACCGCTCATCGCCGAGCTGCGGCGTCGAACCGAGGGATCCGTCGCCGAGGTGGGGCTGCAGGATCTCCACCGGCGCACGTCGGTCGGAGTGGGGGTCGTGTCGGGAGACCCCGCGCATGCCCGCCACATCCTGGATCATGCGGAGTCGGTCGTGCTGGAGCATCCCGAACTGACCCTCCTCGCCGCCCGGCGACGCCTCGCCTCGAGCGACGACGACTGA
- a CDS encoding SDR family oxidoreductase, giving the protein MARILIIGGHGKVALLLERILAERGDTVTGVIRNPEHQDDVLETGAQFLLADIEKFDLDQLTNLVAGNDTVVWSAGAGGGDPERTYAVDRDAAIRSIDAAVAADVRRYVMVSWVGSKEDHGVPEDSSFFPYADAKLAADEHLRASGLDWTILAPGTLTLDPPTGRIALDPAEGEDAVSRADVAAVVAAVLDDPASTIGRTFRFGAGDVAIEEALRSAAS; this is encoded by the coding sequence ATGGCGCGCATCCTCATCATCGGCGGACACGGCAAAGTCGCTCTCCTCCTCGAGCGCATCCTGGCGGAACGCGGAGACACCGTGACGGGCGTCATCCGCAATCCCGAGCACCAGGACGACGTGCTCGAGACGGGGGCGCAGTTCCTCCTCGCCGACATCGAGAAGTTCGACCTCGACCAACTGACGAATCTCGTCGCAGGGAACGACACCGTCGTGTGGTCCGCGGGCGCCGGAGGCGGCGACCCCGAGCGCACGTACGCCGTCGACCGCGATGCCGCGATCCGTTCGATCGACGCCGCCGTCGCGGCCGACGTGCGGCGGTACGTCATGGTGTCGTGGGTCGGCTCGAAGGAGGACCACGGCGTCCCCGAGGACAGCTCGTTCTTCCCCTACGCCGACGCCAAGCTCGCCGCCGACGAGCATCTTCGTGCGAGCGGTCTGGACTGGACGATCCTCGCGCCGGGCACTCTCACCCTCGATCCGCCGACCGGGCGCATCGCACTCGATCCCGCGGAGGGTGAGGACGCCGTCTCGCGGGCCGACGTCGCCGCCGTCGTGGCGGCGGTGCTCGACGACCCGGCCTCGACGATCGGGCGCACCTTCCGGTTCGGTGCGGGCGACGTCGCGATCGAAGAGGCGCTCAGGTCCGCGGCATCCTGA
- a CDS encoding NAD(P)-binding domain-containing protein produces the protein MSPRPVDVVVIGAGQAGLSAAYHLQRRGFVPDGRAVASDETFVVLDADDAPGGAWQHRWASLRMATVNGIHELPGFPVPPADPAAASRDILPAYFAEYEERFALDVQRPVAARAVRREDDDPAGRLLVETDAGTWAARYVINATGTWTRPFWPHYPGQERFRGRQLHVGDFVSADEFAGRRVVIVGAGISAVQLLDEISRVADTFWVTRREPQWVEDDFDVPARVAAIAGVEARVREGLPPGSVISVTGMHWTPWARAAQARGVLVRHPMFASIEEDGVRMPEGSFEPADVILWATGFRAAIDHLAPLRLRTPQGGIRVAEGRSIDEPRLFLIGYGPSQSTVGANRAGRDAVRAIVAERDVEAAA, from the coding sequence ATGAGCCCGCGCCCCGTCGACGTCGTCGTCATCGGGGCAGGGCAGGCGGGACTCTCGGCCGCGTATCACCTTCAGCGCCGCGGCTTCGTGCCCGACGGGCGGGCGGTCGCGAGCGACGAGACCTTCGTCGTCCTCGATGCCGACGACGCCCCGGGCGGAGCGTGGCAGCACCGGTGGGCGTCGCTGCGGATGGCTACGGTCAACGGCATTCATGAGCTGCCGGGCTTCCCCGTGCCGCCGGCCGATCCTGCTGCGGCGAGCCGCGACATCCTCCCCGCGTACTTCGCGGAGTACGAGGAGCGGTTCGCACTCGACGTGCAGCGTCCGGTCGCCGCGCGGGCGGTACGCCGCGAAGACGACGATCCGGCGGGTCGGCTCCTCGTCGAGACCGACGCCGGGACGTGGGCGGCACGCTACGTCATCAATGCGACGGGCACGTGGACGCGGCCGTTCTGGCCGCACTACCCCGGGCAGGAGCGGTTCCGCGGCCGCCAGCTGCACGTCGGCGACTTCGTGTCGGCCGACGAGTTCGCCGGCAGGCGCGTCGTGATCGTCGGCGCCGGAATCTCAGCTGTGCAGCTGCTCGACGAGATCTCGCGGGTGGCCGACACCTTCTGGGTGACACGGCGCGAGCCGCAGTGGGTCGAGGACGACTTCGACGTCCCGGCGCGCGTCGCCGCGATCGCGGGCGTCGAGGCACGGGTGCGCGAGGGACTCCCGCCCGGGAGTGTCATCTCGGTCACCGGCATGCACTGGACCCCGTGGGCCAGGGCTGCTCAGGCACGGGGAGTGCTCGTGCGGCATCCGATGTTCGCGTCGATCGAGGAGGACGGCGTGCGCATGCCCGAGGGATCGTTCGAGCCCGCGGACGTCATCCTGTGGGCGACGGGCTTTCGCGCCGCGATCGACCACCTCGCGCCCCTGCGCCTGCGCACGCCGCAGGGCGGCATCCGCGTCGCGGAGGGTCGCTCGATCGACGAGCCGAGGCTCTTCCTCATCGGATATGGGCCATCGCAGTCGACCGTCGGCGCCAACCGCGCCGGGCGCGACGCGGTGCGGGCGATCGTCGCCGAACGTGACGTGGAGGCGGCTGCTTAG
- a CDS encoding zinc-dependent alcohol dehydrogenase family protein, whose product MLATVIHAARDIRVEEVPDPTLSTGGDALVRVVAACVCGSDLWPYRGVTPTREPHRIGHEFVGVVEEVGPEVRDVKPGDFVIAPFYVCDGTCANCRNGVSTSCLTGGWWGSDDRFGGFADGGQGERVRVPLADGTLAVVPGPVDDDEIPGLLTLSDVMGTGHHAAVSAGVGPGDSVAVVGDGAVGLCAIIAAKRLGATTIIAMSRHETRQALAREFGATHIVEERGDEGVARVQELTGGIGADRVLECVGTKESMDQALRSTRPGGMVGYVGVPNGGPELPVRAMFGRNVGVNGGVAPVRGYIEELLPDVRSGAIQPGRVFDLELPLGEAAEAYAAMDERRAIKVLLRP is encoded by the coding sequence ATGCTCGCAACCGTCATCCACGCCGCCCGCGACATCCGTGTCGAAGAAGTCCCCGACCCGACCCTGTCCACCGGCGGCGACGCCCTCGTGCGCGTCGTCGCCGCGTGTGTCTGCGGGTCCGACCTGTGGCCCTACCGTGGCGTCACGCCGACCCGCGAGCCGCATCGCATCGGCCACGAGTTCGTCGGCGTCGTCGAAGAGGTCGGCCCCGAGGTGCGCGACGTCAAGCCGGGCGACTTCGTGATCGCCCCGTTCTACGTGTGCGACGGCACGTGCGCGAACTGCCGCAACGGCGTGAGCACGTCGTGCCTCACCGGTGGCTGGTGGGGCAGTGACGACCGCTTCGGCGGCTTCGCCGACGGCGGGCAGGGCGAGCGCGTCCGCGTGCCGCTCGCCGACGGAACGCTCGCGGTCGTGCCCGGGCCGGTGGACGACGACGAGATCCCCGGCCTGCTCACGCTGAGCGACGTCATGGGCACGGGCCACCACGCCGCCGTCTCGGCCGGTGTCGGCCCCGGCGACTCGGTCGCCGTCGTCGGCGACGGCGCGGTGGGCCTGTGCGCCATCATCGCCGCCAAGCGCCTCGGCGCGACCACGATCATCGCGATGTCGCGGCACGAGACGCGCCAGGCGCTCGCGCGCGAGTTCGGCGCGACGCACATCGTCGAGGAGCGCGGCGACGAGGGTGTAGCCCGCGTTCAGGAGCTCACCGGTGGCATCGGCGCCGACCGCGTTCTCGAGTGCGTCGGCACCAAGGAGTCGATGGACCAGGCGCTGCGCTCCACCCGTCCCGGCGGAATGGTCGGCTACGTGGGCGTTCCCAACGGCGGCCCCGAGCTGCCGGTGCGGGCGATGTTCGGACGAAACGTCGGCGTGAACGGCGGCGTCGCGCCGGTGCGCGGGTACATCGAGGAGCTCCTCCCCGACGTGCGTTCGGGAGCCATCCAGCCGGGCCGCGTCTTCGACCTCGAGCTCCCGCTCGGCGAAGCCGCCGAGGCCTACGCCGCGATGGACGAGCGCCGCGCGATCAAGGTGCTGCTGCGCCCCTGA
- a CDS encoding STM3941 family protein, whose translation MSTSAPPLRIVTPRGRLIALAIVCAVIAALGVVVYLVNPQEPLNIILGAAAVGVFGVGGGISLVSQFRRSTLLTADEQGIRIEGRVTVPWSAIDRIGTTQTAVGIRLRDPKAVADAAPGVYTLEGLKANRSATGWDLTFEERLLGRPPREAAAALRARQP comes from the coding sequence GTGAGCACCTCGGCACCGCCCCTTCGCATCGTCACCCCGCGCGGACGGCTCATCGCGCTCGCGATCGTGTGCGCGGTCATCGCGGCCCTCGGCGTCGTGGTCTATCTCGTCAATCCGCAGGAGCCGCTGAACATCATCCTCGGTGCGGCCGCCGTCGGCGTGTTCGGCGTCGGCGGGGGCATCTCGCTCGTCAGTCAGTTCCGTCGCAGCACCCTGCTCACCGCCGACGAACAGGGCATCCGCATCGAGGGTCGTGTGACCGTCCCCTGGTCGGCGATCGACCGGATCGGCACGACGCAGACCGCAGTCGGCATCCGTCTTCGGGACCCGAAGGCGGTGGCGGATGCCGCCCCCGGCGTCTACACGCTCGAGGGACTCAAGGCGAACCGGTCCGCGACGGGCTGGGACCTCACATTCGAGGAGCGCCTGCTCGGCCGCCCGCCGCGGGAGGCCGCGGCTGCCTTGCGCGCCCGCCAGCCCTGA
- a CDS encoding MBL fold metallo-hydrolase, protein MKLAPHLHRIGNDIVAAYLIVSDDGITVIDAALPGHWKDLERELAELGRTPRDIRGLILTHGDSDHIGFAERLRREYGAPVFVHEADAHRARTGEKPKVSTGPMRLVPTLGFFAYALRKRAIPTAYVSEVVEVHDGDVLDLPGQPVIVGMPGHSPGSIAVHSRLADAVFVGDALTTRHVLTGRKGLQPAPFTDDPAEASASLDRLSGLDASWVLPGHGAPWRGSPAEVAAAVRAGGA, encoded by the coding sequence ATGAAGCTCGCACCCCATCTGCACCGCATCGGCAACGACATCGTCGCGGCCTACCTCATCGTCTCGGACGACGGCATCACCGTGATCGACGCCGCGCTGCCGGGACATTGGAAGGATCTCGAGCGCGAGCTCGCCGAGCTGGGCCGGACGCCGCGGGACATCCGCGGGCTCATCCTGACGCACGGCGACAGCGACCACATCGGCTTCGCCGAACGCCTCCGCCGCGAATACGGTGCGCCGGTCTTCGTGCACGAGGCGGATGCTCACCGGGCGCGCACGGGCGAGAAGCCGAAGGTGTCCACGGGGCCGATGCGTCTCGTCCCCACGCTGGGATTCTTCGCCTATGCGCTGCGCAAGCGGGCGATCCCCACCGCGTACGTGTCGGAGGTGGTCGAAGTGCACGACGGCGATGTGCTGGACCTTCCCGGACAACCCGTGATCGTGGGGATGCCGGGGCACTCGCCGGGCAGCATCGCGGTGCACTCCCGCCTGGCCGACGCCGTCTTCGTGGGCGACGCCCTCACGACCCGCCACGTGCTCACGGGTCGCAAGGGACTGCAGCCTGCACCCTTCACCGACGATCCCGCCGAGGCATCCGCGTCGCTCGACCGGCTCTCGGGGCTCGACGCGTCGTGGGTGCTCCCGGGTCATGGGGCGCCGTGGCGCGGATCGCCCGCGGAGGTGGCTGCCGCGGTCCGGGCGGGCGGCGCCTAA
- a CDS encoding TetR/AcrR family transcriptional regulator, with product MPTPDRTSYAAIVEAGRQLLEEGGPAGVTMQRVAERVGVRAPSLYKRVRDREALVSAVAAATVADLTERLEASDGSLEGLARTYRSFAHDRPEGFRLMFATAAPQEVLDRVGVTVVRSAGGLAGADHALDAARLVTAWATGFVQMELAGAFRLGGDIDAAFTFGIETLRRGLAR from the coding sequence ATGCCGACCCCAGATCGCACGTCGTATGCCGCCATCGTCGAAGCCGGGCGCCAGCTCCTCGAGGAGGGCGGTCCCGCCGGCGTCACCATGCAGCGCGTCGCCGAGCGGGTGGGGGTCCGGGCGCCGTCCCTCTACAAGCGCGTGCGGGACCGGGAGGCCCTCGTCTCGGCCGTCGCAGCGGCGACCGTGGCGGACCTCACCGAGCGGCTCGAGGCGTCCGACGGCTCCCTCGAAGGCCTCGCCCGCACCTACCGGTCCTTCGCCCACGACAGACCCGAGGGCTTCCGCCTGATGTTCGCGACGGCGGCGCCGCAGGAGGTGCTCGACCGTGTTGGAGTGACCGTCGTCCGCAGCGCCGGCGGGCTCGCGGGAGCCGATCACGCGCTCGACGCCGCCCGTCTCGTCACCGCATGGGCCACCGGCTTCGTGCAGATGGAGCTCGCCGGCGCGTTCCGGCTCGGCGGCGACATCGACGCCGCCTTCACCTTCGGCATCGAGACGCTGCGGCGGGGTCTGGCGCGATGA